aatttaggtagggattaaattaaagagagaaggaagatGATGAAATGGGGTCAGGGAATActgaaaaacagaaaaaggtaagtgaAGAGAAGTTTTGACATCTGCAACACGCaatctaaagaaaataaaagtgagtgagagagagatgatTGTATTTTTGTACCAGAAGTATTGTTGTTGGTGGGGATGAGAGTGCAGGCAAGTGAAGAGGAGTTATAATCTCTATGGCGTTTGGGATTATTGTCGCCGCCATGGAGTTGAAGTTgttgttgatgatgatgatgatgatgggtTTGCAAGGCAGCAAGTTTATCTTGGCGCTCACGACGCTTGGCGGCAGGGACCCAAGTGCTTTTTACATGGGTTTCACAATGAAATCCTCGGCTCTTGCAACATGTCCTACATCTCATATGACTACAATCTTTCTTCGCTTGGTTACCACAATCTTGGCAGCTGATTCCACCTCCACCCGATCCCGAACTTATCATCATGAAATTACCCGATCTGGAGGAGGACTCATCGGAGTTCCGGACGGCAAGTGGTGCGGAGTAAggagtagtagtagtagtagtacgAGATTGTGTTTGAAAGAGAGGTTGTtcttgatgatgatgatgatgttgctgctgctgctgctgctgccaTAGCTCCACGTTACCGGCTTTGTACCAAAACAAACTGCTATCCGGCGGGGGATGAATAAATTGGTTGGGGCGgttgttattttgttcttcGTCTCTTCCTCCGCCGCCACCGCCTAAAGTGAAAAAGCCAGACATTGTTGCTGTGAAGACCCAGAACCTGAGGGTGACCTAAAATCCATAATCAGAGGGTCGAAGCCCTCTGCCTGAATTGGAGGC
This DNA window, taken from Cucumis sativus cultivar 9930 chromosome 6, Cucumber_9930_V3, whole genome shotgun sequence, encodes the following:
- the LOC101207689 gene encoding protein SHI RELATED SEQUENCE 1, translated to MSGFFTLGGGGGGRDEEQNNNRPNQFIHPPPDSSLFWYKAGNVELWQQQQQQQHHHHHQEQPLFQTQSRTTTTTTPYSAPLAVRNSDESSSRSGNFMMISSGSGGGGISCQDCGNQAKKDCSHMRCRTCCKSRGFHCETHVKSTWVPAAKRRERQDKLAALQTHHHHHHQQQLQLHGGDNNPKRHRDYNSSSLACTLIPTNNNTSGLEIGNFPAELNSPAVFRCVRVSSADDTDDQYAYQTAVNIGGHVFKGILYDQGPENNYIPPGETSSGGGGSSSGVQPLNFIAGAADATTGSGGSTAALPLLDPSSLYSTPLNSFMAGTQFFLPPRS